In the genome of Thermoproteus tenax Kra 1, the window TCTCTCGGTCCGGAGACAGGAGATCCATGCCTTGGTCGGAGTAGAGGGGAATGGGCAGGAGACCCTTGTTGATGTCATTGTCGGCTTGAGAGAGCCGGCGCGGGGGGAGATCAGACTCCGCGGAAAGCTAGCGTACATACCCGAGGACCGGCACGGCAGAGCTCTCGCCCTGGAGCTCCCCTTGGTTCACAACGCAGTCCTGGGCCTACACAAGAAGTTCTCACGGAGGGGTCTCTTCGACTGGAGGGGGGCCCGCGGCTTCGCCTCGAAGCTCATAGAGGAGTTCTCCATAGTTGCGCCGGGGCCAGACGCGGTAGCGAAATCGCTATCGGGAGGCAATCAGCAGAAGCTAGTTGTGGGGAGGGAGCTCAGCAAGGGGGCCGACTTAATAGTGGCGCATCAGCCGACGCGCGGTCTCGACGTAATGACCACCGACTACGTACATAAGTTGCTCATGGACGCGAGGAACGCCGGCTCCGGCGTTCTGTTGATAAGCAGCGACTTGGACGAGGCCTTGAAGCTCGCCGATAGGGTGTCTGTGATATATAGGGGGCGGATCGTCTTAACAAAGCCGCTGGGCGAGACCTCAGTGGACGAAATAGGCAGAGCTATGGCCGGGCTATGAGGGGCTTTCTAGACTCTCTGCTCTCCTTCGCCGTAGCCATAGCTGTGGGGGCCGCGGTCGTCTACGCCTCAGGGTACAGCCCCCTTTTGACGTATTACTCAATGTTTGTGGTGCCGTTCACCGACGTGGTCTACATCACCTCCGCTCTGGCTGCTGCCACTCCCATAATACTGACAGGTCTGACGTTCGCTCTGGGGCTGAAGGCCGGCCTCTTCAACATAGGAGGAGAGGGGCAGGCCTATATGGGGGCGCTCGGGGCCGTCATTGCGTCTTACTTCTTCGCCGGTCTGCTTGCGCTCCCTCTCTCCTTTATCATCGGGATAGGGCTCGCCGTGTTGTGGGCCCTCGTGCCGGCCCTCTTGAGGACGACCAGAGGCGTCAACGAGGTCGTCAGCACCATAATGATGAACTGGATAGCGTACTGGTTGACCATCATGGAGGCCTCTACGACTTTTTCTAACCCCATGCAGCCCTCGGAGACTATCAAGACGCCGCCGCAAGCCAGACTGACGCCTCTGCTGCCTGACACCAGTTTGACCGCAAGCTTCTTCATAGCCGTCGCTGCCGCGCTCCTCGTCCACTGGATGTTGGAGAGGTCGGTAGTAGGCTATGAGTTATCGGTGGCGGGGGCTAATCCGACGGCCGCCCGAGTGGCGGGGATACCTCAATCTAGGGTGATACTCTACTCCTTCGCATTGGGGGGAGTGACCTCGGGCATGGCGGGAGTCCTACAAGTGGTCGCGATGCCGCCGTCCTACAGTCTAGCCACCAACTTGGCCAACGTGTACGGCTTGGGGTTTGACGGAATAACCGCCGCCATGTTGGGCAGAGGGAGCCCGCTGGGCACTTTGGCCGCAGCGCTCTTCTTGGGTCTGATGGAGGAGGGCGCGAGACATATGCAAGCTATCGCGTTGACTCCCTTCGAATTTGTGAAAATGCTCCAAGGCATTATGATATTGGTCATAGCGATCAGGATGTTGGAGGTATGGCGTGGGAGGCGGCGCTGATACTGCTCACTCAGACAATACACGCGGCTGTGCCGATATTGTTAGCCGCCGTAGGGGAGATATTGGCCGAGAGAAGCGGCGTGGTCAACATAGGTCTGGAGGGGCTCATGCTCATAGGAGCATTCGTGGGAGTTCTAGTGGGGGACGTAACAAGCTCAGGCCTGTTGGGCATCTTGGCGGCGTGTGCGGTCGGCCTCGCCCTCGGCCTCCTCCACGGCGCTATCGCGGTGTACCTCAGAGGGGATCAGATCGTGGCCGGCGTTGCCATGAACTTATTTGCAGCGGGCCTCGTGGCCTACGGCATACAAGCGGTCTGGCACGTGGCTGGCTACAAACAGACGCCCCAGTGGGCCCTCGTGGATCCCAACGTGTTCACCGCCCTCGCCTTCGCCATCTCCTTTATAGTTTGGTATATATTGAACAAGACGAGACTCGGCATAATTATAAGGGCTGTCGGAGAGGATCCGGAGGCGGCGTACAGCGCCGGCATAGACGTCTTTAAGGTCAGACTGATCGCGACAGCCGTCGGAGCCGCTCTGGCGAGCCTCGGAGGCGCCTATCTGAGCCAGGCCTACCTATCGGTCGTCACCAAAGATATATCGGCCGGCAGAGGCTTCATAGCGCTAGCCGACGTCGTGTTCGCCAATTGGAACCCGTTGTTGGCTGTGGCAGGCTCGTTGATATTTGGGTTCTTCGATGCGTTCTCCTACTGGCTACAACTCTACGGATTCGTGAGATATGAGGTCACGCGCATGATGCCCTATATTGCGACCTTGTTGGTCGTCGCAGGAGTAATAGGCAAGGCAAGGCCGCCTAGAGCCTTGGGGAAGCCCTTCAAAAAGGAATGACCTACTCTCCGCCTAAAGGGCGGAGCCTGCGGCTGCAAGCTCTTTATTTTTAGTCTCCGGCAGAGCCAACAGGGCTGAGACAAACGCTACTGCGACTACTATGTACGTGTACCACAGGCCCGCGAGCGGATTATTGAACGCGATGCTCATGGCCTGCATTATCGACGGCGTAAAGCCTCCGAAGAAGCCCAAGCCCAAGTTGAACGCCACAGACATCCCGGTGTATCTCACCCTAGTGGGGAAAAGCTCGGCCAACGCCGTGCCCAACACGCCGAAAGTGAAAGCCGTCGCCCCGATCATGACGAACACCAGCGCCGACGCCAGAGCTACATCCCTCGTATAGCCCAGGGCGTAGTATATGGGGTAGTATGTGGCAAGCCCCATCGCGAGGCCTACAAGATATACGCCCCTCCTGCCCCATCTGTCCCCGAGCCATGCGGCGAAGATGTAGAGGGGCAGTTGCGCCAACGAGGCGGCGCCGACTATCAAGTTGCTCTCCACGGGCGACCACTTGGGGACTGACGTCAGATAGGTGAATATGTAGCCCGTCGACGTGTAGGCCAACACGCCGTGGCCCGCGGCAATGACAAGGCCCAACAATATCCATTTCCAGTGTCTGGCGAAGGCCTCGGCGAGGGGCACGCCGGATATATCGCCGCTGTTCTTTATGGCTTGGAATAGGGGCGTCTCGGCGAGCTTAAGTCTGAAGTATAGGCCCAAGACCGTCAGAACTATTGCCAGAAGGAAGGGCACTCTCCACCCCCATGCGGCGAAGTCGGACTTAGGAAGGAGGAGGGACGACAAAACCACTGTGAACGACGAGAGGCCGAGGCCGAGAGGCGGTGTAGCCGAGAGGAAGCCGGCGTAATAGGCCCTCTTGCCGCTGGGGGCGTGCTCCACGACGTAGGTCACAGCTCCGCCGTACTCTCCCCCGAGCGCGACGCCTTGTATCATCCTCAGAGCTGTGAGGAGGGCGGGGGCCGCCAAGCCGATCTGGTCGTAGGTGGGCACAAGCCCTATAGCCGTCGTGGCCAGACCCATGGTCAGAAGGGTGGCCAAGAAAGTGGTCTTTCTCCCGATTCTGTCGCCCAAGTGGCCGAACAGCGCTGCTCCGACCGGTCTGACGACGAAGCCTGTGGCGAACACTAGCCAAGTGAACAGCAGCGCGGCCGCTTGATCGCTCTTCGGGAAAAACGTGGCGGCAATAAAGGGAGTCAGAGATGCGAACGCAAAAAAGTCGTACCACTCTATCAACGTCCCTATGGTCGACGCCGTAACTATAAACCTTATAGACATAATATAGGCTGGAGACTGGTATATATATGTTGGCCGACCCCGGGACGGCCAGAAGCTCCGCCTTGCTCCTCAGCGCCTTCAATCGGCTTGGGGACGCTCAGCCTGAGGCGCATATTTTGCGCGACTGAAAAGGGGACTCCGCTACGCCTCGCCGCGATGTCCGCAAATTTTGCGCGATCAGTTTATCTCCTCAATGCCCAGTTCTGGCACATGCGCGCGTCTGAAGCGAAGTTAATAACGTCGGCCGGCATAGGCTGGATGTTCGACGCCATGGACGTGTTATTGTTGTCCTATATATTGGTGGCCGCCGCGGGCGAGCTCGGCATGGGCGTCGGCGAGAAGGGCGCAGTGATCCTCTTGAACAACTTGGGCATGTTGGCAGGCGCCTTCCTTTTTGGAAGGCTGGCCGACCTCTACGGCAGAAAGCCCATCTTTATGGCGACGTTGATCTTGTACAGCATAGGCACCGCTCTGACAGCTCTGGCGCCCGACTGGCAATTTTTGGCGGCCGTCCGTTTTCTGACGGGCTTGGGGCTCGGCGGCGAGCTGCCGGTGGCCGCCTCTCTAGTTTCCGAGCTCTCCTCTGAGGTCCACAGGGGCAGAAACGTGGTGCTCCTCGAGAGCTTCTGGTCTCTGGGCTCTATAGTCGCAGCGGCCGTCGCAGCCTTCGTATTCCCCGCCTACGGCTGGCGTATCCCCCTAGCGTTGCTCTCAGCTACAGCGCTCTACGCCCTCTACCTCAGGAGGTCTGTGCCTGAGTCTCCTCTCTGGCTATACTATAGAGATCCCAAGGGCGCTCAGGCGGTTGCTCAGATGTACGGAATCACAGTGGGGCCCGCGCCGAGGCACAAACTCGGCGAGCTACTCTCTGAGTACCGAAGGCAGACCCTAGTGTTGTTGGCCCTATGGCTCCTCCTGGCCTTTGGGTACTACGGCGTCTTCCTCTGGTTGCCCACGATGATAGTGAGGAGAGGATACAGCATAGTTGCCACCTTTGAGTACTCCTTTTTGATGTCTCTGGCGCAGCTCCCCGGCTATTTCACAGCCGCCTATCTGATAGACAGATTGGGGAGGAGGAAGAGCATTTCCCTCTTCTTCTTGGGATCGGCGCTATCGGCGTTGGCCTTCGCCTCAGCGCCCTCGACGTCCGCTCTGATAGCCTCAGGGGTGGCTCTTAACTTCTTCAACTTAGGCGCGTGGGGCCTCATATATGCCTATACGCCCGAATCTTATCCAACCGATCTAAGGGCCACTGGAATGGGCGCCGGCGGAGCAGCGGCGCGCGTGGGGATGATAATTGGTCCGCTGATCCCCGCTCTAGTTGGATACGATCCAGCTCTGTTCATCTTCTCTATATCTTGGATAATAAGCGCAATCATAATAATATTTGGAAAAGAAACAAAAATAAAAAATAAAAATGTAATAAAAACAATTTTTTAATGCTCTGACTTTTATCGATTAGAGAATTTAGCTGTGTGCATTGTGATATTATATCAAGGGAGGTAAATTTATTCGGCGGGAACCAAAATCTCAATAGCTCTATCTACAAAATATAATCTATTTATTTGAATATAGACATTATGTAAATAAAAGCTTATAAGTATCTAAAAAACAGATTCAATATGGCAGTAGGCCAAATAAACGCGTTCCTCGGCAACACGCTCTACCTCCTCCGTCGAAGTATAGAGATGGGCGGTTTCCCTGAGGAGCTCTACGAGATCCTCTCCCATCCAAAGAGGATCCTCACTGTATATATCCCCGTTAGGATGGACAACGGCAAGATAGTTGTCTTCGAGGGCTACCGCGTCCAACACAACGACGCGCTCGGCCCCTACAAGGGCGGCATAAGGTTCCACCCCGAGGTGACCCTCGCCGACGACATAGCCCTGGCCACCCTCATGACCCTCAAGAACAGCCTGGCCGGCATACCCTACGGCGGAGCCAAAGGCGCCGTTAGGGTCGACCCCAAGAGGCTGTCCCAGAGGGAGCTCGAGGAGCTCAGCCGGGGCTACGCGAGGGCCGTGGCGCCGCTCATAGGCGACGTGGTGGACATACCTGCGCCCGACGTCGGGACCAACTCGCAGATAATGGCGTGGATGGTGGACGAGCTGTCCAAGATCAAGGGCTACAACGTGCCCGGGGCCTTCACGGCCAAGCCGCCCGAGCTCTGGGGCAACCCTGTGAGGGAGTACTCGACCGGGCTCGGCGTGGCGGTAAGTGCGGTCGGCATAGCCAAGATACTCTGGGGATCCGCCGAAGGGAAAACCGTCGCTGTCCAGGGCTTGGGCAACGTGGGAAGGTGGGCGGCATACTGGCTCGAGAGAATGGGGCTGAAGGTTGTGGCAGTGTCTGAGATCAACGGCACATTATATAAAAAAGACGGGCTCTCAGTCGCCGAGTTTGTGGAGAAGGGGAGGACGTTGAGGGGGCCTGACCTACTGAACGAGCTCTCTAAACACAACGGCGTAGCGCCTCTCCCAGACTCCAACGCGATATTCGGCGTAGATGCAGATATATTAGTTCCGGCAGCCATGGAGAACGTCATCACTGAGGAGAACGTCGGAAGGGTGAAGGCCAAGGTGATAGTCGAGGGGGCCAACGGCCCGACCACCCCCGAGGCTGAGGCGGAGCTCTACAGAAGGGGCGCCGTCGTTGTCCCGGACATATTGGCCAACGCAGGGGGCGTGGTCATGTCCTATCTGGAGTGGGTCGAGAACCTGTCGTGGAGCTTCTGGGACGAGGAGGAGACGAGGAGGAGGCTCGAGAGGATAATGACGGAGAACATGAAGAGGATCTATCAGAGGTGGATCCAAGAGAAGGGCTGGACTATGAGGGACGCGGCGCTGGTGATAGCCGTGGAGAGGGTATACAAGGCGATGAAGGCGAGGGGCTGGATTTAAATTGTAAACGGTTTTTCTACATGCCCGAGCTCCTTAAGTCAAAGGCCCACGGACTAGTGGTGACAGGCAAGGATCTGCACTACG includes:
- a CDS encoding Glu/Leu/Phe/Val family dehydrogenase, producing the protein MAVGQINAFLGNTLYLLRRSIEMGGFPEELYEILSHPKRILTVYIPVRMDNGKIVVFEGYRVQHNDALGPYKGGIRFHPEVTLADDIALATLMTLKNSLAGIPYGGAKGAVRVDPKRLSQRELEELSRGYARAVAPLIGDVVDIPAPDVGTNSQIMAWMVDELSKIKGYNVPGAFTAKPPELWGNPVREYSTGLGVAVSAVGIAKILWGSAEGKTVAVQGLGNVGRWAAYWLERMGLKVVAVSEINGTLYKKDGLSVAEFVEKGRTLRGPDLLNELSKHNGVAPLPDSNAIFGVDADILVPAAMENVITEENVGRVKAKVIVEGANGPTTPEAEAELYRRGAVVVPDILANAGGVVMSYLEWVENLSWSFWDEEETRRRLERIMTENMKRIYQRWIQEKGWTMRDAALVIAVERVYKAMKARGWI
- a CDS encoding ABC transporter permease, translated to MRGFLDSLLSFAVAIAVGAAVVYASGYSPLLTYYSMFVVPFTDVVYITSALAAATPIILTGLTFALGLKAGLFNIGGEGQAYMGALGAVIASYFFAGLLALPLSFIIGIGLAVLWALVPALLRTTRGVNEVVSTIMMNWIAYWLTIMEASTTFSNPMQPSETIKTPPQARLTPLLPDTSLTASFFIAVAAALLVHWMLERSVVGYELSVAGANPTAARVAGIPQSRVILYSFALGGVTSGMAGVLQVVAMPPSYSLATNLANVYGLGFDGITAAMLGRGSPLGTLAAALFLGLMEEGARHMQAIALTPFEFVKMLQGIMILVIAIRMLEVWRGRRR
- a CDS encoding MFS transporter; amino-acid sequence: MRASEAKLITSAGIGWMFDAMDVLLLSYILVAAAGELGMGVGEKGAVILLNNLGMLAGAFLFGRLADLYGRKPIFMATLILYSIGTALTALAPDWQFLAAVRFLTGLGLGGELPVAASLVSELSSEVHRGRNVVLLESFWSLGSIVAAAVAAFVFPAYGWRIPLALLSATALYALYLRRSVPESPLWLYYRDPKGAQAVAQMYGITVGPAPRHKLGELLSEYRRQTLVLLALWLLLAFGYYGVFLWLPTMIVRRGYSIVATFEYSFLMSLAQLPGYFTAAYLIDRLGRRKSISLFFLGSALSALAFASAPSTSALIASGVALNFFNLGAWGLIYAYTPESYPTDLRATGMGAGGAAARVGMIIGPLIPALVGYDPALFIFSISWIISAIIIIFGKETKIKNKNVIKTIF
- a CDS encoding ABC transporter permease, producing MAWEAALILLTQTIHAAVPILLAAVGEILAERSGVVNIGLEGLMLIGAFVGVLVGDVTSSGLLGILAACAVGLALGLLHGAIAVYLRGDQIVAGVAMNLFAAGLVAYGIQAVWHVAGYKQTPQWALVDPNVFTALAFAISFIVWYILNKTRLGIIIRAVGEDPEAAYSAGIDVFKVRLIATAVGAALASLGGAYLSQAYLSVVTKDISAGRGFIALADVVFANWNPLLAVAGSLIFGFFDAFSYWLQLYGFVRYEVTRMMPYIATLLVVAGVIGKARPPRALGKPFKKE
- a CDS encoding MFS transporter — its product is MSIRFIVTASTIGTLIEWYDFFAFASLTPFIAATFFPKSDQAAALLFTWLVFATGFVVRPVGAALFGHLGDRIGRKTTFLATLLTMGLATTAIGLVPTYDQIGLAAPALLTALRMIQGVALGGEYGGAVTYVVEHAPSGKRAYYAGFLSATPPLGLGLSSFTVVLSSLLLPKSDFAAWGWRVPFLLAIVLTVLGLYFRLKLAETPLFQAIKNSGDISGVPLAEAFARHWKWILLGLVIAAGHGVLAYTSTGYIFTYLTSVPKWSPVESNLIVGAASLAQLPLYIFAAWLGDRWGRRGVYLVGLAMGLATYYPIYYALGYTRDVALASALVFVMIGATAFTFGVLGTALAELFPTRVRYTGMSVAFNLGLGFFGGFTPSIMQAMSIAFNNPLAGLWYTYIVVAVAFVSALLALPETKNKELAAAGSAL